Proteins encoded in a region of the Triticum dicoccoides isolate Atlit2015 ecotype Zavitan chromosome 3A, WEW_v2.0, whole genome shotgun sequence genome:
- the LOC119267663 gene encoding cytochrome P450 71A1-like has product MDASSPFALLHSPLLLLTLLVPIFVSFLLFLTEKPGPSRSNGGARLPPSPWGIPVLGHLPLLGSLPHRKLRSLAEAHGPVMLLRLGGVPTVVASSADAALEVMKTHDLAFASRPAVRMAERLLYGRDMAFAPYGQYWRQARRVCVLHLLSARRVASFRRVREQEAGALVDRVQRAAACCSRPEDNVVNLTDELISYTSAVISRAAFGDDGGYGIDDDLTEVFAEFEELLGSATVGEFVPWLAWVDTLMGLDAKVARARKVMDGLLERVISDHRQRRLGRGRRLVGDGEDDHRDFVDVLLDVSEDDGEDSGGVRFDTVGIKAIILDMFAAATDTTYTTLTWAVAELINNPSEMHKLQDEVCAAVNGAGHVTEDHLEKMSYLRAVIRETLRLHAPLPLLLPRETLEDTELLGYRVPARTRVVINAWAIGRDPATWERAEEFVPARFADGPAEYVLGQDFRFVPFGAGRRGCPGVGFAVPSIDLALASLLYHFDWELPAAAAGAKLDMSELYGLSVRLKATLHLVAKPWTRGLLELHLPLWTRLWDCLKKQK; this is encoded by the exons ATGGACGCCTCGTCGCCTTTTGCATTGTTGCATTCACCCCTGCTCCTCCTCACCCTGCTCGTGCCGATCTTCGTctctttcctcctcttcctcaccgAGAAGCCTGGTCCATCCCGCAGCAATGGCGGCGCGCGCCTGCCTCCGTCGCCATGGGGCATTCCCGTCCTTGGCCACCTCCCTCTTCTCGGTTCCCTGCCGCACCGGAAGCTCCGGTCCCTGGCCGAGGCGCACGGCCCCGTCATGCTCCTGCGCCTCGGCGGCGTGCCCACCGTCGTGGCCTCCTCGGCGGACGCGGCGCTGGAGGTCATGAAGACCCACGACCTGGCCTTCGCCAGCCGCCCCGCGGTGCGCATGGCGGAGCGCCTCCTGTACGGCCGCGACATGGCCTTCGCCCCCTACGGGCAGTACTGGCGGCAGGCGCGCCGCGTGTGCGTGCTCCACCTCCTCAGCGCCCGCCGCGTGGCCTCCTTCCGCCGCGTCCGGGAGCAGGAGGCCGGCGCCCTGGTCGACCGCGTCCAGCGCGCTGCCGCCTGCTGCTCGCGGCCCGAGGATAACGTCGTGAACCTGACCGACGAGCTCATATCCTACACCAGCGCCGTCATCTCGCGGGCCGCGTTCGGCGACGATGGCGGGTACGGGATCGACGACGACCTGACGGAGGTGTTCGCCGAGTTCGAGGAGCTGCTGGGCTCGGCCACGGTGGGGGAGTTCGTCCCGTGGCTGGCGTGGGTGGATACGCTCATGGGGCTGGACGCCAAGGTGGCACGGGCGCGCAAGGTGATGGACGGGCTCCTCGAGCGGGTCATCTCCGACCACCGCCAGCGGCGTCTCGGCAGAGGACGGCGGCTCGTTGGCGACGGGGAGGACGATCACCGGGACTTCGTGGACGTGCTGCTGGACGTCAGCGAGGACGATGGAGAAGACTCCGGGGGTGTCCGGTTCGACACGGTCGGCATCAAGGCCATTATCCTG GAcatgttcgccgcggccaccgacaCGACCTACACGACTCTGACATGGGCCGTGGCGGAGCTCATCAACAACCCATCCGAGATGCACAAGCTCCAGGACGAGGTTTGCGCGGCCGTCAATGGCGCCGGCCACGTCACCGAGGACCACCTCGAGAAGATGAGCTACCTGAGGGCCGTGATCAGGGAGACGCTCCGGCTGCACGCGCCCCTGCCGCTCCTCCTGCCCCGGGAGACGCTGGAGGACACGGAGCTGCTGGGCTACCGCGTCCCGGCGCGGACGCGCGTGGTGATCAACGCGTGGGCCATCGGCCGCGACCCGGCGACGTGGGAGCGCGCCGAGGAGTTCGTCCCGGCGAGGTTCGCGGATGGCCCGGCGGAGTACGTCCTGGGGCAGGACTTCAGGTTCGTGCCCTTCGGCGCCGGAAGGAGGGGCTGCCCCGGCGTCGGCTTCGCCGTGCCGTCGATCGACCTGGCGCTCGCCAGCCTGCTGTACCATTTCGactgggagctgccggcggcggcggccggggcgaAGCTGGACATGAGCGAGCTGTATGGGTTGTCCGTCCGGCTCAAGGCCACGCTGCATCTGGTTGCTAAGCCGTGGACCCGTGGTCTCCTTGAGCTGCACCTGCCACTGTGGACACGACTTTGGGATTGCTTGAAgaaacagaaatga